A window of the Callospermophilus lateralis isolate mCalLat2 chromosome 7, mCalLat2.hap1, whole genome shotgun sequence genome harbors these coding sequences:
- the LOC143404306 gene encoding LOW QUALITY PROTEIN: uncharacterized protein LOC143404306 (The sequence of the model RefSeq protein was modified relative to this genomic sequence to represent the inferred CDS: inserted 1 base in 1 codon; deleted 1 base in 1 codon; substituted 7 bases at 7 genomic stop codons), whose amino-acid sequence MGQGYSTPLSLTLDHWTDVCARAQNLSFTVKRRTWQTLCTSEWPALGVEWPPGGSFHLPLIRKVIDTVFQEGPRGHPDQQPYILTWQDLCEFPPIWVKPFLVPVPIPVSPPTIPSLKPSAPPPRPSVLPESQDLTLLDSTPPPYPLPIPPRDFPMAVTATMAAAAPPPLEKPGPAKGTHRQQTMNNSEALVMLPLRPYGPTIDDGHGGEMQAYQYWPFSSSDLYNXKDNNPPFSEDPTRLTGLVESLMFLHQPTWDDCQQLLGTLFTTEERERILLEARKNVLGPDGRPTQLPNIIEAGFSLNXPNWDPNTFEGREHLSTYRWVLVVGVRAAARRQTNLAKEREIIQGPNESPSMFLERIMEAYRRYTPFDPQEEDQKASVAMAFIGQAALDIKRKLQHLDGLQDMTLRDLIREAEKIYYKRETEEEKEQRREKEREHKEDERNIRQTKALAKVLVTATDRPEVRKQGDRKRYLGPRQRLPLASDQCAYCXEKGHWAKECPKKKQSRQPTMLTLEDDXESRGSDPLPELRVTFEVEGTPVNFEVDTGAVYSALKAPLSPLSNKRSLVQGANGSKYRAWTTKRTMELRRGKVHHSFLVIPECPAPLMGRDLLTKLWAKITFNPNGPQVEXSKPLSKDPIVTALTMSVEDEHQLFTAPGTNQIGKLPQRWIKDYPDAWAETAGLGLAIKQPPIVVELKASASPISVKQYPLSKEARDGIRPHIQKYLALGVLRPYQSAWSTPLLPVRKPGTKDYRPVQDLREINNRVQDIHPTVPNPYNLLSTLNLERIWYTVLDLKDAFFCLPLHKDSQLLFAFXWIDPETGTSSQLTWTRLPQGFKNSPTLFDEALHRDRNDFRTAHPKVTLLQYMDDLLLAANTKENCESGTQALLSKLAQLGYRASAKKAQICQQEVIFLGYSLRGGKRWLTESRKRTVVQILPPSDKRKLREFLGTAGFCRLWIPGFASLAAPLYPLIKRDAQFQWTPEHQQAFNNIKRALLSAPALALPDVEKPFTLYIEEKKGIARGVLTQTLGPWKKPVAYLSKKLDPVASGWPHCLRAIAAAALLIKDANKLTLGQKLTIIAPHALESIIRQRQPPDRWLSNSRITHYQSLLLDKDRITLGPPAPLNPPTLLPEESSEPIAHDCQHILTEETNVXGDLKDQPLPRPEVIWFTDGSSFLQDGKRWAGAAVVSKTNVIWSSGLPEGTSAQKAELIALTKALELASGKRATIYTDSRYAFATAHVHGAIYQQRGLLTSAGKEIKNKDEILHLLSAVKGPKELAIVHCQGNQKGNDPVAVGNRRADEEAKLAALKEVTLLAVYTPGEQLGDLAAREHTGNLWPGDTDTELWDPTEPSLHFQKAQLYVKDVHQLTHLCSKKLQALLKDKRKDLLLTDSQRKEIAEQVTRACQVCQLVNAYPSKLPVGKRLRGTRPGQFWEMDFTEIKPARYGLKYLLVFVDTFSGWVEAFPTKKETAQMVVKKILEDIFPRFGLPKVMGSDNGPAFVAQVSQGLARALGINWKLHCAYRPQSSGQVERMYRTIKETLTILSLETSIKDWTMLLPYALFHARNTPSVSLCNLTPYEILYGAPPPIRDLTPTLRLNDSFHTPLLNRLKALEHTQQYLWKQLATAYQPRDKEIPHQYQVGDFVYVRXHQVSSLEPRWKGPYQVLLITPTAVKVDGIAPWIHASHLKPAPYPDSSWKLEQTGNPLKLRVRRVGRAIDSSPDHLQP is encoded by the exons ATGGGACAAGGCTATtccacgcctctgtccctgacccttgatcattggacagaTGTCTGCGCAAGGGCTCAAAATCTTTCTTTTACAGTGaaacgccggacctggcagacactCTGCACTTCAGAATGGCCCGCCCTTGGAGTTgaatggcccccaggggggtcttTCCACCTCCCTCTAATCCGCAAAGTCATAGATACTgtttttcaggaagggccacgtgGCCATCCAGACCAGCAGCCATATATTTTGACCTGGCAGGACCTTTGTGAATTTCCTCCcatatgggtgaagcctttccttgtcccagtTCCTATTCCAGTCTCTCCGCCCACGATTCCGTCACTCAAACCTTCCGCTCCTCCCCCTCGTCCCtccgttctccctgagtcacaagatttaactttaTTGGACTCCACCCCCCCTCCTTATCCTTTACCCAT CCCTCCCAGGGACTTCCCCATGGCAGtgacagcaacaatggcagcagcagcccctcccccaCTGGAGAAGCCTGGGCCAGCTAAAGGGACCCACAGGCAGCAGACAATGAACAACTCAGAAGCCCtagtgatgcttcctctccgtccttaTGGGCCCACAATAGATGATGGGCATGGAGGAGAAATGCAAGCTTACCAATACTGGCCTTTTTCCTCCTCAGATTTATACAATTGAAAAGATAACaacccccctttttctgaggaccccacccgaCTTACAGGTTTAGTCGAGTCGCTGATGTTCTTACACCAGcccacttgggatgactgccaacagctTCTGGGGACTCTCTTTACAACAGAGGAACGGGAGAGAATCCTCTTAGAAGCCCGAAAGAATGTTcttggaccagatgggagaccaaCCCAACTTCCTAACATCAtcgaagctggcttctccttaaactgacccaactgggaccctaacacctttgaaggtagggagcatctgtccacttatcgctgggttCTTGTAGTGGGTGTCCGAGCGGCCGCTAGGCGgcaaactaatttggccaaggaaagggagattattcagGGACCCAATGAATctccctccatgtttctggagagaattatggaagcatataggagatatactccctttgatcctcaggaagaggaccaaaaggcatctgttgcaatggctttTATtgggcaggctgccctagatattaagagaaagttacaacattTAGATGgactacaagatatgaccttaagagatttaatcagagaggctgagaaaatatattataagagagaaactgaggaagagaaagaacagaggagagagaaggaaagggaacacaaggaagatgagagaaacataaggcagactaaagcattggctaaggtcctggtcacagccACAGACAGGCCAGAAGTtagaaagcagggagacaggaagagatacctgggcccacgccaaaggctgcccctggcctcagaccaatgtgcctactgttaagaaaaaggacactgggccaaagaatgTCCCAAAAAGAAGCAGTCACGTCAGCCTACCATGCTGACCCTAGAAgatgactaggaaagtcggggctcggatcccctccccgagctcagggtaacttttgaggtggaggggaccccagtgaactttgaagtagatacaggagcagtatattcagccctcaaggccccactgAGCCCTTTATCTAATAAAAGATCCCTGgtgcaaggggctaatggcagtaaatatcgggcttggacaacaaaGAGGACTATGGAACTACGAAGGGGAAAAGTTcaccactccttcctagtaatcccagaatgcccggccccactgATGGGCAGGGACctactcaccaagctctgggctaaaataacttttaacccgaatggtccccaagtgg tttctaaacccCTCAGTAAAGACCCCATAGTCACAGCTttgactatgtcagtagaagatgaacatcaactcttcacggCCCCTGGGACCAATCAAATAGGTAAACTACCCCAaagatggataaaagattatcctgatgcctgggcagaaactgctgggttaggtctagctattaaacaacctccaatagtagtagaattaaaagcttctgcctctccaatcagtgttaaacaatacccactaagcaaagaagctagagATGGGATAAGACCTCATATTCAGAAATacttggctcttggggtcctaaggccctatcAATCAGCCTGGAGTACCCCCCTGTTAcctgtaagaaagccaggaactaaggactaccgtcctgttcaagacctgagggagatcaacaacagagtgcaggacattcaccccacggtacctaatccataTAACttacttagcactctgaatctggagcggataTGGtatactgtgctggacttaaaagatgctttcttctgcttgcccctgcacaaggacagtcagttgttgtttgctttttaatggatagacccagaaacaggaacatccagccaactaacctggactagactcccacaggggttcaaaaactcccctactctctttgatgaagctctccacagagaccgcaacgacttcagaactgcacaccccaaagtcaccctactccaatacatggatgatctgctgctggcagccaacactaaggagaactgtgagtctgggacccaagcactattatccaagcttgctcagcttggatatagggcttctgctaaAAAGGCCCAAATCTGTcaacaagaagtaatcttcctgggttattcacttaggggtggcaaacgatggcttacTGAGTCCAGAAAgcgaactgttgtgcagatactgcccccatctgatAAGAGAaagctcagagagtttcttgggactgccggcttttgtaggttatggattcctgggtttgcgtctttagctgcccctctatacccgctgataaagagggatgcccaattccaatggacccctgaacaCCAACAGGCTTTTAATAATATCAAAAGGGCGCTGCTATCTGCCccagccttagcactcccagatgtagaaaaacccttcactctctacatcgaggaaaagaaaggaatagcacggggagtgctcactcagactctgggaccttggaaaaagccagtagcatacttatcaaaaaaattggacccagtggctagcgggtggccccattgcctaagggctatagcagcggcagcccttttaATAAAGGATGctaataaattaacgttgggacagaagctgactattatagccccccatgccctggagagcatcatccgtCAG CGTCAGCCTCCAgacaggtggctatcaaactccagaataacccATTACcaaagcctcttgcttgacaaggacagaataacgctgggaccccctgctccacttaacccgcctacactgctgccagaagaatcatcagaaccTATCGCTCATGATTGCCAACACATACTGACAGAGGAGACCAATGTATGAGGAGACttaaaggatcagccactgccccgCCCTGAGGtcatatggtttacggatgggagcagcttcctccaagatggtaagcggtgggctggagcagcagtggttagcaaaactaatgttatCTGGTCCTCTGGCCTTCCAGAAGGAACATCAGCTCAAAAAGCAGAGCTAATTGCCCTTACAAAAGCACTGGAGCTAGCATCAGGCAAAAGAGCTACTATAtatactgatagccgctatgcattcgccactgctcatgtgcacggggctatataCCAGCAAAGGGGACtactaacctctgccgggaaggaaataaagaacaaagatgagatcctccaccttctctcggcAGTAAAAGGCCCTAAAGAAttggctatagtgcactgtcaggGGAACCAGAAGGGGAatgaccctgtggcagttggaaacaggcgggcagatgaggaagctaagctggcagcCCTAAAAGAAGTGACCCTGTTAGCTGTTTACACACCGGGGGAACAACTGGGAGACTTAGCTGCGCGGGAACATACAGGCAACTTATGGCCTGGGGACACAGACaccgaactctgggatcctacagagccaagtttacatttCCAAAAAGCCCAACtctatgtcaaagatgtacaccagctcacccatttATGCTCAAAGAAGTTACAGGCACTCTTGAAAGACAAAAGAAAGGACTTGTTGTTGACGGACTCGCAGAGAAAAGAAATAGCTgaacaggtgactagagcttgtcaagtctgccaattagttaatgcatacccatccaagcttccagtAGGAAAGCGCTTGAGAGGGACCAGACCTGGACAGTTCTGGGaaatggactttactgaaatcaagccagcaaggtatggacttaagtacctcctagtctttgtagatactttttcaggatgggtcgaagccttccccacgaagaaagaaacagctcagatggtggtcaaaaagattctggaagacatctttccaagatttggactgcctaaggtaatggggtccgataatggaccggcgtttgtggcccaggtaagtcagggattggccagggccctggggattaattggaagttacattgtgcctatagaccccagagctcaggacaggtagaaaggatgtatagaaccatcaaagagaccttaacgatattaagcttagagaccagcataaaagattggactatgcttctaccttatgcactgtttcatgcaagaaataccccctccgtctctttgtgtaacctcaccccctatgaaattctctatggtgcccctcctccaatcagGGACCTGACCCCAaccctgagacttaatgattcctttcacacccccttgcttaacagacttaaagcccttgaacacacccagcaatacctgtggaaacagctggccactgcttatcagcccagAGACAAGGAAATCCCACACCAAtaccaagtgggagacttcgtctacgtgagatgacatcaggtgtcatccctggaacctcgctggaaaggaccataccaggtgctgcttataacgcctacagcggtaaaagtagatggGATCGCTCCCTGGattcatgcctcccatctcaagcctgcaccctatcCAGACTccagctggaaactggaacagactggtaaccctctcaagttgcgtgttcgtcgtgtgggtagggctatagattcttcccctgaccacctgcagccctaa